In the genome of cyanobacterium endosymbiont of Braarudosphaera bigelowii, one region contains:
- the cgtA gene encoding Obg family GTPase CgtA: protein MQFIDRAEIEVEGGTGGDGIVAFRKEKYVPAGGPSGGNGGRGGSVYLQAVQNLQTLLDFRYSHSFKADDGKRGGPNNCTGATGKDNIIQVPCGSVIYDLETEEILGDLTTDKQILCVARGGKGGFGNKHFLSNQNRSPENALPGLEGEHKVLRLELKLLAEVGIIGLPNAGKSTLISSLSAARPKVADYPFTTLTPNLGVVKKPSGDGTVFADIPGLIEGAHEGIGLGYEFLRHIERTSLLLHLIDINAEDPINNYQIIQDELKAYGKGLNDRFQIIALNKIDACNQQNIDAIVKQLNRLTSAPVFTISSVTKIGTKELLQNVWNYLDLRNKRKESFISS, encoded by the coding sequence ATGCAATTTATTGATCGAGCCGAAATTGAAGTGGAAGGAGGAACAGGAGGTGATGGTATCGTAGCATTTCGAAAAGAAAAATATGTTCCAGCAGGAGGACCTTCTGGAGGAAACGGAGGTAGGGGAGGTTCAGTTTATTTACAAGCTGTACAAAATTTACAGACTCTTCTCGATTTTCGTTATTCACATTCTTTTAAAGCTGATGATGGAAAAAGGGGAGGACCAAATAATTGCACAGGAGCAACAGGAAAAGATAATATTATTCAAGTTCCTTGCGGAAGCGTGATTTATGATCTCGAAACTGAAGAAATATTAGGAGATTTGACAACAGATAAACAAATCTTATGTGTTGCTCGAGGAGGAAAAGGAGGGTTTGGTAACAAACACTTTCTTAGTAATCAAAATCGATCTCCTGAAAATGCTTTACCTGGATTAGAAGGAGAACATAAAGTTCTAAGATTAGAATTAAAATTATTAGCAGAAGTTGGTATTATAGGGTTGCCTAATGCTGGAAAATCAACCCTTATATCTTCTTTATCTGCTGCTCGTCCAAAAGTTGCTGATTATCCCTTCACTACTCTGACTCCTAATTTAGGAGTAGTAAAAAAACCTTCAGGAGATGGAACGGTTTTTGCTGATATTCCAGGATTAATTGAAGGAGCTCATGAAGGTATTGGCTTAGGCTATGAATTTCTAAGGCATATTGAAAGGACTAGTTTATTACTTCACTTAATAGATATCAATGCCGAGGACCCTATTAACAATTATCAAATTATTCAAGATGAGTTAAAAGCTTATGGAAAAGGACTCAACGATCGTTTTCAAATTATAGCTTTAAACAAAATTGATGCTTGCAATCAACAAAATATTGATGCAATAGTAAAACAATTAAATCGATTAACCAGTGCACCAGTTTTCACTATTTCATCAGTTACGAAAATAGGAACCAAAGAACTATTACAAAACGTTTGGAACTATTTAGATTTAAGAAATAAAAGAAAAGAATCTTTTATTTCTTCTTAA